One window of Carassius auratus strain Wakin chromosome 17, ASM336829v1, whole genome shotgun sequence genomic DNA carries:
- the LOC113117394 gene encoding N-acetyllactosaminide beta-1,3-N-acetylglucosaminyltransferase 2-like, with amino-acid sequence MQGPRRKVKVMVMMTMVFIFIVVEVSLNAGKGDSNKNKQLVPTKRFWAKDLPSDAYWNRRQQQLNYINNRNLEKLNFTIKLPDWLNDTVSLDSCEPDFRVTTEVKDYNSLPDRFKDFLLFMRCRSYPIVMDQPNICKDPPFLLLAIKSLVPHFDRRQAIRESWGKAGLLANRTVVTVFLLGNAAMEDHFPDLSKMLLHESSIHGDILQWDFRDTFFNLTIKEVLFLEWLNTRCPGVSYVFKGDDDVFVNTIRIIDFLSNLSHAKAKELFVGDVITNAGPQRDKKVKYFIPESMFVGTYPAYAGGGGYLFSGQLVQKLRNVSRLVPLYPIDDVYTGMCLKKLGLAPEKNKGFRTFDIEEKYRDNACVYNVLMLVHPRSPQHMIKIWAWLNNPALNCH; translated from the coding sequence ATGCAGGGACCTCGGAGGAAGGTGAAGGTCATGGTGATGATGACAATGGTGTTCATTTTCATAGTGGTGGAGGTCTCTCTCAATGCTGGGAAGGGAGACAGCAACAAAAATAAGCAGCTGGTTCCCACGAAGCGTTTCTGGGCAAAAGATCTCCCCAGTGACGCCTACTGGAATCGCCGACAGCAACAGCTGAACTACATCAACAATCGCAACCTAGAAAAGCTCAACTTCACGATTAAGCTTCCAGACTGGTTAAACGACACAGTTAGTTTGGACTCCTGTGAGCCTGACTTCAGGGTGACCACCGAAGTCAAGGATTACAACTCTCTACCGGATCGCTTCAAGGACTTTCTGCTTTTCATGCGCTGCAGGTCCTATCCCATCGTGATGGATCAGCCAAACATATGCAAAGACCCACCGTTCCTCCTCCTAGCTATCAAATCTTTAGTCCCGCACTTTGATCGACGTCAGGCCATCCGTGAGTCGTGGGGCAAAGCTGGCCTCCTTGCAAACCGAACGGTCGTTACAGTGTTCCTTCTTGGGAATGCAGCCATGGAGGACCACTTTCCTGATCTCTCAAAGATGCTTCTCCATGAGAGCTCCATACATGGAGATATTCTCCAATGGGACTTTAGGGACACCTTCTTCAACCTCACCATCAAGGAAGTGCTTTTCCTGGAATGGCTGAACACCCGCTGTCCTGGAGTCAGTTACGTCTTCAAGGGCGATGACGATGTTTTTGTTAACACCATCCGCATTATAGACTTCCTAAGCAATCTTTCTCATGCCAAAGCCAAGGAACTGTTTGTAGGAGATGTGATTACCAACGCTGGTCCACAACGGGACAAAAAGGTCAAGTATTTTATCCCGGAAAGCATGTTCGTTGGTACGTACCCTGCTTATGCGGGTGGGGGCGGTTATTTGTTCTCGGGACAGCTGGTCCAGAAGCTTCGTAACGTCTCGAGGTTGGTGCCACTCTACCCCATTGATGATGTCTACACAGGTATGTGCCTTAAGAAACTGGGCCTTGCTCCTGAGAAGAACAAAGGCTTCAGGACCTTTGATATTGAGGAGAAATATCGCGATAATGCCTGTGTCTATAACGTCCTGATGCTGGTCCATCCCAGAAGTCCTCAACATATGATTAAAATCTGGGCCTGGCTGAATAACCCAGCTTTGAACTGTCATTGA